DNA sequence from the Augochlora pura isolate Apur16 chromosome 11, APUR_v2.2.1, whole genome shotgun sequence genome:
GCATACGTCCCGTGCGATTATACCTTGAACTGTCTTAATGTTAGTTATACAAATCACGAGCTAGCAGTAGCAACATCTGCTTCTTCTTCcattgataaaatagaaatattctttctaatatactattataaataattattgaataaagtGATTTACAGTAATGATAATactatgattataattaaaatgtttaaatataataataccataATTCTATTCAAAAagattgaatataataatactatacttctatttaataactttaaccACAGGTATAATATCGATTGATTAGGTTCAGCCATAACGTacgaattaaacaaaattcgtGTTGGTCGATTTTaagaattgtttcaaaatattaaagcgTACAATATCGTACATATTTTACAGCATAGACGTTTGATACCACCGCTCTATAGCAATTAATTCCTGTTTGCTTACCATCGGTGCGAAACTTACGTAGGCAACGTTGACGACGTGACGAATGTTTTGTGGCCCGCGAGATGAGATGAATCAttgtaataatagttataaatttCGTGAGAAGCCGCGATAAGAATCAGCACTTATCACAGTACCAATGTATAAAAGAACCATCTAGATCACCAACCAACAGTACTCGAATAAACGACACAGTGTGGTTTGTGAAGTGAAGGAGGTTGCAAAAATGAAGGGTAATACTTTCACGTTAAATACTAACTAccatagaaaataatgaaaaactgTTTTAACCATTGAACTTTactataatatcaataataatgacTTATCAGAAATGAAACACGACGACACCTTTACCAATTCGAGTTTAGaaacttttagaaaatttttagaatgttatagtaaaaataaagcgtagcaatcaattttttaaatatattttaataccttaaatttatattatttttcttcgcgtttCTATCGGAACGACGgtactgttaaaaaataaattcttatataaacGAATATGTGATCATTctaatcatatatttttaggttaaataaacatgtaaatatttttaaaaaatacgaataccaatgattgtataataattattattttataataatttcagtgaatAGAAATCGTAGGGAGATATCTAACTTGCGAACGCGAAATTcgaatacgaaattatttatccacgCGCGTGCAAATGGCGGCGcccgtaacaattttttatctctTGTTAACAGGCATAATAATCTTGCTAATCGCGACCATGGCAATTTCTGCTTGCGGAGATTCGTTGGAAAAGCTGGAGTGGGAGAAGCTCGAGAAAGTTCGCCAAGAGAACGCGCTCAGAAAGGAAAAGGCGCTGTCGTTTCTGCGGAAATTGAGGGACGAGCAGGCGGCGTCGAAGAGTTATTACGAGCATTTGTTGCTGAACAAAAAGAGCCGCGACGTTGGGAACAATGATGATTCTACTGGTAAAAGGAAGGCAGAAGTTCCTCCAGTTATAGTCGCGTTATTAGAGAAGCGCAGATGGAAGTTGCGCAACGAAACCGACGACGGAGGTCGAAATAAGTCTCTGCAAGGGAGTGAATCCGACGAGACGAAAGATGGCGATGAGTCGAAGTCGGGAGTCGGTAACGGGGATAATTCTAttgaagaagagaaagaatcgTCTGTAAAGAACCGTTCGAGGAGGAGTTCCTCGAGGCGAAATCGGATCAAAAATTCGAGCGAATCCCACGAGAGTTCCGACCACAGTNNNNNNNNNNNNNNNNNNNNNNNNNNNNNNNNNNNNNNNNNNNNNNNNNNNNNNNNNNNNNNNNNNNNNNNNNNNNNNNNNNNNNNNNNNNNNNNNNNNNGATACAAAAGACAATCAGTCGAACAATAAAAGCGAAGAGGGAGATTCAACAGAACAAGATCAAAAGGACAATAAGAACAAATGGAACGTAACTGGTGGCGGTAATGCTCCAGGCAACAAAATTCCTGAGTCTTGGTTCTGGAAACAGGAATTCACCTGGAAATGGGAGGCGAAGAAAGCAGAATTCAAGCAACTTTTGATCCACATCATTGAACTGAGTAAAGTCATCGAGTCGCTGGAAAAGCATACCAATAGATACAACTACAGAGTGCAGAAGGAAAGAATAGAAAGATTGACCAAAGTGGTGGCGGTGAAGAAACAGATCCTGGAACAGAAATTTGGTATAATCCGTGAGATTTGCGATGTCACGTTTATTGATGAACCGCGGAGAATATTTGAGCAGATTGACAGATGCAAGATCAATTATGATGGGAACGAGTCGTGGAATGGCTGGAAACAGCTGtttgaaaatgagaaatatgATGGAGTTGTTGGAGGAGTTGTTGGAGGAGTTGCTGGAGGAGTTGTTGGAGGAGTTGTTGTAACGAATGTTCTTGATGAGCAGGAACTTGTAAAAGGAAGTGTCGTAGAAGGTAGAGtcattacttaattatatttatatattatttatatatttgtacattcATTTCTGTacttattgatatatttattaatatatcgacatatttatttcagagGAAGAAGTCCAAGTGAACGAGGTAATCCCCTTGCAGTCGGAAGCAGCACTAAGCGCAGAAGCATCCGCCAACAATGAAGTAACAATCGAAGGAAATTCTTCATCGAACATCGAAAATTCTTCCACTAAAACACAAAACGTCTCCGACTCGAGCATCGATCAATCGATAGCCTCGATATCAACTGGAACAATTAACATAACCGACAACGCTGCAGCTGTTTCAACCAATCAGAACGTGATATCGAACGATGATACGCCGGTCGACGACAGAAACGTGAAATATGATCCCAGACCCGCCGATCAGAAAGCCGTGGATCACGGATCAGAAGGagataaaactaataaatcgcTAAGTAATACCGATATACAGGGTGCCTCGGATATAGATCAGATCGGAGTATCGATCGACAAGATCGAGTTATCGGTAAATCAAACGCAGAATTCTTCCGTCGAAAGTGAAGTGGTTTCTAATACAGGAGAAAGTTCAATCGTTGACGAAAACAACGCATCAGCTGTTACGTCAACGTCACAATTAGAGACGTCTTCTCCGTTGATTGTTCTCTATACAACCCTCGGTGTAGAAAGTTCCGAGTCGGAAGTGGCATACAACACAGTCGACTCAAACAGCACAccttcaattaataaataaacgtcagaaaaaaatagataaatttatttcgagccGTGACAGATTAATTTCAAGTTGCATTTGAATCGAATTAGAAAAAGCCAAGAGAAATATCGTCCCACGTGTCTTCCTAATAGTAGAAACTGTAGCAGCGAATGTTTAAACTATGTTACAACAATCGTGTATACctgttgtaattaaaatagatattgcAATGCATGAATACGGTGCTAATTAATACACGTGTACGAGAacaatcaaaatcaaattgaacaattaaattgaactCAATTTCTAATGGAGGCTAATTGATATTACGATTATCACGGCAACAAcgatcattataatatatttatgacggtacaattgttaataaattcttcttttttttatcactACTTCCgcgtttattatataataaaaataatagatatatagtTTAGATTCTCTGTAAATTTTCCTTATCCTTCGGCTTGCGAACGAAAGTGGACAATTTTGGAAGAGTAGCCTCGAATAATTCTGTCTCCTCCTCTCTGTCCATCATTCACAGAATTGATCGCGTTACAGTCTTTCAACGATTAAGTAACgcgattttcgttttatttgcgTCAATCGCGTTATCTCGGTGAACTTTATTGCATCAATTAGCGTAATCAGCGACTAGCGTAATCCCAATTACTCTCGTTCCACTCTGGACAGTCGTACATTATACAGTTACACGTACCACGGTATCGCCGTAGAAAACGTAAAAAAGTAAGGAACAAACAATCGCAGCTATTGTCGAGTGTCAAGGATGGTTTAATGGATGGAACAGGAAACCGTTTCAAGTATAAATTCCTGAGAACGTCTGAGCAGATTCCGTAACGAGGCTGTCACGCGACGACGCGTAATAGCGCCGTTTACACcgccatttttataatagaggAACCTCTACTTGCTCGCCGCTCGCCTTCCGACTCTGTGCTCGCTCTTGTTCTCGGTGTTTTATTCTTAGTTTTGCTCAAACAAATGACGCGGGTGGAATTGTTTTCTAGCTCGTCGTTTGAATTATTATCGGAACGACATCGATACGCGCGTACACGTTTCTGCACGCTCGCAAGATAAATGTCTGTTATCGGTTACGAAAAGatgcaaaatatttgtcgGCGACCGTCCGTCGAAAGATGCCAAGAttctgattaataaattaaattacacaatCGTCCGCCCTCGAACAAATCCGCCGAAGATTGCTTTAATCAATCCGATTAATTGCATAACTTTGGACTGTGCGAAACAAGCgtggttaataataattttattcgagtctattttattttgttaaagtttACGGTGTTTTAGCGAATATTTCAGTACGACAAGTGGAAATGAAACTAAACGAAATGAATCTCTAATATATCTATTACGTAACTATTTGATTGTATTTTCTCTGTACTGCTTTAgcttgcaattatttttctcttatttttcagttatatttttttaatactacgTCTGCTTCACTGTGGTAGAATTATTACTAATCTAGTCTCAATCAAGCTCTGATTACTTCCGACGCTCGTTCCTCGAAACTTGCGTCGAAAACCAACT
Encoded proteins:
- the LOC144477145 gene encoding uncharacterized protein LOC144477145 — translated: MKGIIILLIATMAISACGDSLEKLEWEKLEKVRQENALRKEKALSFLRKLRDEQAASKSYYEHLLLNKKSRDVGNNDDSTGKRKAEVPPVIVALLEKRRWKLRNETDDGGRNKSLQGSESDETKDGDESKSGVGNGDNSIEEEKESSVKNRSRRSSSRRNRIKNSSESHESSDHTKDNQSNNKSEEGDSTEQDQKDNKNKWNVTGGGNAPGNKIPESWFWKQEFTWKWEAKKAEFKQLLIHIIELSKVIESLEKHTNRYNYRVQKERIERLTKVVAVKKQILEQKFGIIREICDVTFIDEPRRIFEQIDRCKINYDGNESWNGWKQLFENEKYDGVVGGVVGGVAGGVVGGVVVTNVLDEQELVKGSVVEEEEVQVNEVIPLQSEAALSAEASANNEVTIEGNSSSNIENSSTKTQNVSDSSIDQSIASISTGTINITDNAAAVSTNQNVISNDDTPVDDRNVKYDPRPADQKAVDHGSEGDKTNKSLSNTDIQGASDIDQIGVSIDKIELSVNQTQNSSVESEVVSNTGESSIVDENNASAVTSTSQLETSSPLIVLYTTLGVESSESEVAYNTVDSNSTPSINK